From Candidatus Pedobacter colombiensis, one genomic window encodes:
- a CDS encoding family 43 glycosylhydrolase, with amino-acid sequence MKNLFFVLISAGFIFSGCSSKKSIYKSEGNPFIRQMYTADPSARVWKDGRLYVYPSHDVDPPRGCDLMDQYHVFSTNDMVHWKDHGEILRASQVPWGRKEGGFMWAPDCVYKNGLYYFYFPHPSGTEWNKTWKVGIATSKKPASDFVVQGYLDLGNDNFAMIDPCVFVDDDGQSYFYYGGGDRCAGGKLKDNMKELAQPLVFMEGLKDFHEATWVFKRKGLYYLTYADNHRENGKGANRLSYATSTNPLGPWTYRGVYLDPTGCDTSHGSVVEYKGQWYAFYHNSVLSGKGNLRSICVDKLYFNEDGSIQKVKQTGKGISN; translated from the coding sequence ATGAAAAATCTATTTTTTGTTCTAATATCTGCCGGCTTTATATTTTCAGGTTGTTCATCGAAGAAATCAATTTATAAGTCAGAAGGAAATCCATTCATCAGACAGATGTATACTGCCGATCCGTCTGCCAGGGTTTGGAAAGACGGGCGTTTGTATGTTTATCCGTCTCATGATGTAGACCCGCCACGTGGATGCGATTTAATGGATCAATATCATGTGTTTTCTACAAATGATATGGTGCACTGGAAAGATCATGGTGAAATCCTGCGCGCTTCTCAAGTACCTTGGGGACGTAAAGAAGGTGGTTTTATGTGGGCTCCAGACTGCGTATATAAAAACGGTTTATATTATTTTTACTTTCCTCATCCTAGTGGGACAGAATGGAATAAGACCTGGAAAGTGGGCATTGCAACCAGTAAAAAGCCAGCTAGTGATTTTGTGGTTCAGGGATATCTGGATTTGGGCAATGACAATTTCGCCATGATTGATCCTTGTGTTTTTGTGGACGATGATGGCCAATCTTATTTCTATTACGGTGGGGGAGATCGATGTGCCGGTGGTAAATTGAAAGACAACATGAAGGAATTAGCGCAACCCTTAGTATTTATGGAAGGACTGAAAGATTTTCATGAGGCTACCTGGGTGTTTAAAAGAAAAGGGCTCTACTACCTGACTTATGCGGATAACCACAGAGAAAATGGAAAAGGAGCTAACCGTTTGAGTTATGCAACCAGTACTAATCCATTAGGGCCATGGACTTATAGAGGTGTTTATCTGGATCCCACCGGTTGTGATACCAGTCATGGTTCAGTAGTGGAATATAAAGGACAATGGTACGCATTTTATCATAATAGTGTGCTTTCCGGGAAGGGGAATCTCCGATCTATTTGCGTAGATAAATTGTATTTTAATGAAGATGGAAGCATACAAAAAGTAAAACAAACCGGTAAAGGCATTTCAAATTAG